In Erpetoichthys calabaricus chromosome 4, fErpCal1.3, whole genome shotgun sequence, one genomic interval encodes:
- the LOC114650890 gene encoding OX-2 membrane glycoprotein-like has protein sequence MSVFLIFSICLLKEGFAAVVDTSATVDARLNEDVELGCRLQESKSINQITWQKITGSAVNNLATYSEYFGAKVLEPYEQRINISTASLNVTSIRIKGVRSEDEGCYRCLFSEYPTGSVTGKTCLVVHELYDITTKSSNISATEDTYFLMCSATGKPAPEVFWRTSENKTLTAEEQRTDNGNGRVTVISNLTLKYSDGVYGGVDCIVKHPALQNAESRHFVLLYEKTDEPAKKQGSYLVEVVIFSIFGAVVLYCIYRYKTKGTNIHKEMMERNQCGPLFRV, from the exons ATGAGCGTCTTTCTTATCTTTTCGATCTGTCTTCTGAAAGAAG GATTTGCAGCTGTGGTGGACACATCTGCAACGGTGGATGCGAGACTAAACGAAGACGTGGAGCTAGGATGTCGATTACAAGAGTCCAAGTCTATCAATCAGATCACCTGGCAGAAGATCACCGGAAGCGCTGTGAATAACCTGGCTACCTACAGCGAATACTTTGGGGCGAAAGTTTTGGAACCATACGAACAGCGAATAAACATTTCGACAGCATCTCTTAATGTAACATCGATCAGGATAAAAGGAGTGCGATCTGAAGATGAAGGATGTTACCGATGTTTATTCAGCGAATATCCGACTGGCTCTGTGACTGGGAAGACGTGTCTCGTAGTACATG AACTTTATGATATAACAACAAAATCCTCCAACATCTCTGCAACTGAAGACACATATTTCCTGATGTGCTCTGCCACCGGCAAGCCGGCTCCGGAGGTGTTCTGGAGAACATCTGAAAACAAAACTCTTACTGCAGAGGAGCAGCGCACTGATAACGGGAACGGGAGAGTGACGGTCATAAGCAACTTAACGTTAAAATACTCTGATGGTGTATACGGAGGAGTAGACTGCATAGTGAAGCATCCTGCACTACAGAATGCCGAAAGCAGACATTTCGTTCTACTGTACGAGAAAACAg atGAACCAGCGAAAAAGCAAGGCTCATATTTAGTAGAAGTTGTAATCTTCTCTATTTTTGGAGCAGTTGTTCTCTACTGCATATACAGATACAAAACGAAAG GAACAAATATACACAAGGAAATGATGGAAAGGAATCAGTGCGGTCCACTTTTCCGTGTCTGA